Proteins encoded in a region of the Equus asinus isolate D_3611 breed Donkey chromosome X, EquAss-T2T_v2, whole genome shotgun sequence genome:
- the LOC106846295 gene encoding LOW QUALITY PROTEIN: polyadenylate-binding protein 1-like (The sequence of the model RefSeq protein was modified relative to this genomic sequence to represent the inferred CDS: inserted 4 bases in 2 codons) — MARRGEVEKGSGGVRDTKKRSKSGKDKTTKHLLVPAWRLTFLPPRSPRNRRPRHPGRLRWPSRRTSPSRAGPATRQGSPHGALPRPGAPARPTADERELHHSSARWASAGNVRGQRALPFPAPKCPHSVGYLHPEVDEAMLYEKFSTIGPILSIRFCLDQPSRCSLGYEYLNFSLQADTECALSTMNLDIINGKPLXIRRSQRDPSLRESGVSNIFVKNLAKSIDTFSVFGNILSRKVVTNENGSRGFGFVHFEKSEAATRAVAKMGGILLTGSRVFVGQFKPRKERETELRAKANMFTNVYIKNFGDDIDDKCLKEVFGEFSSVLSVRAMTDESGKSKGFGFVSFEDAQKAIEGMNGKVLNGNRVYVGKAQNKVERLSELKHKFEQMKPGKLTRCNGANVYVKNLEDDIDDKGLRREFPLFGAITSARVMIERGCSTGFGXFCYASEEAKEAIMSMNGKTVITQPVHVAVAQGEVECQALLTQNHMERRAAVGHGGNPRLNSEASSSNFMPILPQPQCGSADLSKPVVRAKPHPSQNMRYVIHSAAAVAPKPSFNTFRPPQVPAVKSPYHITNTATQTKTVHPQTSASGSHANQRFKKVARVCSHLKFKVGRPVSIQKPVHICTQGHDMSNISVLASATTQEKILYKKLVPLVLSIQPTPAGEISRILLEVDDAEILYMLKYSESLCAKVYEGILILQSNQAQDTALKATNSTPSIQCV; from the exons aTGGCGAGGAGGGGAGAAGTGGAGAAGGGGAGCGGGGGAGTTAGGGATACGAAAAAGCGAAGCAAGTCAGGAAAAGACAAGACCACGAAGCACCTGCTCGTCCCCGCCTGGAGACTGACTTTCTTGCCTCCACGCAGCCCGCGGAACAGACGGCCCCGCCACCCCGGGCGCCTAAGATGGCCGAGCCGACGCACTTCTCCCAGTCGCGCCGGGCCGGCCACGCGTCAGGGGTCCCCGCACGGCGCCCTCCCCCGGCCCGGGGCGCCCGCGCGCCCGACGGCGGACGAGCGCGAACTGCATCACAGTTCGGCACGCTGGGCCTCCGCGGGCAATGTCCGCGGGCAACGTGC GCTTCCGTTCCCCGCTCCGAAATGTCCTCACTCTGTCGGATACCTGCACCCCGAAGTGGACGAGGCAATGCTGTATGAGAAATTCAGCACCATCGGGCCGATCCTGTCCATCAGATTCTGCCTTGACCAGCCCTCGCGCTGCTCTCTGGGCTACGAATACTTGAACTTCTCGCTGCAGGCCGATACCGAGTGCGCTCTGAGCACTATGAACTTGGATATTATCAATGGCAAGCCACT TATTAGGAGGTCTCAGCGTGATCCGTCACTTCGTGAGAGTGGAGTGAGCAATATATTCGTCAAAAATCTTGCCAAGTCTATTGATACAttttctgtctttggaaacattctTTCTCGTAAAGTAGTAACCAATGAAAATGGATCCAGGGGTTTCGGGTTTGTGCATTTTGAGAAATCGGAAGCCGCTACAAGAGCAGTGGCGAAGATGGGTGGAATTCTGCTGACAGGGAGCCGAGTTTTTGTTGGGCAGTTTAAACCTCGCaaagaaagggaaacagaactTAGAGCAAAAGCAAACATGTTTACGAATGTTTACATCAAGAATTTTGGAGATGATATAGATGATAAATGTCTTAAAGAGGTTTTTGGTGAGTTTAGTTCTGTATTAAGTGTGAGAGCTATGACTGATGAAAGTGGAAAATCCAAAGGCTTTGGATTTGTGAGTTTTGAAGATGCCCAGAAAGCCATCGAAGGAATGAACGGAAAAGTCCTTAATGGAAATCGAGTTTATGTTGGTAAAGCACAGAACAAAGTAGAGAGACTATCTGAATTAAAACACAAGTTTGAGCAAATGAAACCGGGTAAACTCACCAGGTGCAACGGTGCTAATGTTTATGTGAAGAATCTTGAAGATGATATTGATGATAAAGGACTGAGAAGAGAATTTCCCCTCTTTGGCGCAATCACAAGTGCCAGGGTCATGATAGAGCGAGGCTGCAGCACAGGCTTTGG GTTTTGCTACGCATCTGAGGAAGCTAAGGAAGCCATCATGTCAATGAATGGAAAAACCGTGATCACCCAACCAGTGCATGTGGCTGTTGCACAAGGCGAGGTGGAGTGCCAGGCTCTCCTCACCCAGAACCATATGGAGAGAAGGGCAGCTGTGGGACATGGAGGTAATCCTAGACTCAACTCAGAAGCCTCCTCAAGTAACTTCATGCCAATTCTTCCTCAGCCTCAATGTGGAAGTGCAGATCTCAGCAAACCTGTGGTTAGGGCCAAACCTCATCCATCTCAGAATATGCGTTATGTTATCCactcagcagcagcagtagcaccTAAGCCATCATTCAACACCTTCAGACCACCACAAGTGCCCGCAGTCAAGTCACCCTATCATATCACCAATACAGCAACCCAGACCAAGACTGTTCACCCTCAAACTTCTGCCTCAGGATCCCATGCAAATCAAAGATTCAAAAAAGTTGCACGTGTTTGCagccatttaaaatttaaagtaggAAGGCCAGTATCCATCCAGAAGCCTGTCCACATTTGTACGCAAGGTCAtgatatgtcaaatatatctgtGTTGGCATCAGCTACTACTCAGGAGAAAATCTTGTATAAAAAGCTGGTTCCTCTGGTTCTATCCATTCAGCCAACTCCAGCTGGAGAAATCTCTCGCATACTATTGGAGGTGGATGACGCTGAAATTCTTTATATGCTCAAGTATAGCGAGTCTCTCTGTGCCAAGGTTTATGAAGGCATCCTCATTCTGCAGTCCAACCAAGCTCAAGATACTGCCCTGAAAGCTACTAACAGCACTCCCAGTATTCAATGTGTATAA